In Citrus sinensis cultivar Valencia sweet orange chromosome 2, DVS_A1.0, whole genome shotgun sequence, a single genomic region encodes these proteins:
- the LOC112497083 gene encoding uncharacterized protein LOC112497083 isoform X6, producing MYIRNSSTALEGKNLLAPELKFGSIEESVNSYKAFCPEGHSQSFTPSPDRSSNCELLFEFFETEKPWLRRPLHNKILDLFDAEASYLQVFGDISKLKSLKLNDLHLASWFSVAWYPRYRIPEGKFGAAFLTYHSLGHMVMRDVPTDTLKKKTLCVVSPVVGLLSYKAQHFTSFIPAGRKLV from the exons ATGTATATCAGAAATAGCTCAACAGCATTAGAGGGAAAAAATCTTTTGGCCCCAGAGCTGAAATTTGGCTCGATTGAAGAGAGTGTCAATTCATATAAAGCTTTCTGTCCTGAAGGCCACTCCCAGAGTTTCACTCCATCACCTGATCGCTCCAGTAATTGtgaacttttatttgaattttttgaaactGAGAAACCTTGGCTGCGAAGGCCTCTtcataataa AATTCTGGATCTTTTTGATGCTGAAGCTTCTTATCTTCAAGTATTTGGTGACATATCAAAGTTGAAATCTTTGAAGCTGAATGATCTACATCTTGCATCCTG GTTTTCAGTGGCTTGGTATCCTAGATATCGAATTCCCGAAGGGAAATTTGGTGCAGCTTTCTTGACTTATCATTCGCTAGGACATATGGTTATGAGAGATGTGCCAACTGATACcctcaaaaagaaaacactcTGTGTTGTCTCCCCTGTAGTGGGATTGCTAAGCTACAAGGCACAG CACTTCACAAGCTTTATACCTGCAGGCAGAAAGCTGGTTTGA
- the LOC112497083 gene encoding uncharacterized protein LOC112497083 isoform X5 has product MYIRNSSTALEGKNLLAPELKFGSIEESVNSYKAFCPEGHSQSFTPSPDRSSNCELLFEFFETEKPWLRRPLHNKILDLFDAEASYLQVFGDISKLKSLKLNDLHLASWFSVAWYPRYRIPEGKFGAAFLTYHSLGHMVMRDVPTDTLKKKTLCVVSPVVGLLSYKAQSCGTALHKLYTCRQKAGLISKYLKNPLSKTLHFLTVLKFFGNSSEY; this is encoded by the exons ATGTATATCAGAAATAGCTCAACAGCATTAGAGGGAAAAAATCTTTTGGCCCCAGAGCTGAAATTTGGCTCGATTGAAGAGAGTGTCAATTCATATAAAGCTTTCTGTCCTGAAGGCCACTCCCAGAGTTTCACTCCATCACCTGATCGCTCCAGTAATTGtgaacttttatttgaattttttgaaactGAGAAACCTTGGCTGCGAAGGCCTCTtcataataa AATTCTGGATCTTTTTGATGCTGAAGCTTCTTATCTTCAAGTATTTGGTGACATATCAAAGTTGAAATCTTTGAAGCTGAATGATCTACATCTTGCATCCTG GTTTTCAGTGGCTTGGTATCCTAGATATCGAATTCCCGAAGGGAAATTTGGTGCAGCTTTCTTGACTTATCATTCGCTAGGACATATGGTTATGAGAGATGTGCCAACTGATACcctcaaaaagaaaacactcTGTGTTGTCTCCCCTGTAGTGGGATTGCTAAGCTACAAGGCACAG AGCTGTGGTACAGCACTTCACAAGCTTTATACCTGCAGGCAGAAAGCTGGTTTGATCTCAAAGTACCTGAAGAATCCTCTTTCAAAGACTCTTCACTTTTTGACCGTTCTGAAATTCTTCGGGAACAGCTCAGAATACTAG
- the LOC112497083 gene encoding uncharacterized protein LOC112497083 isoform X3 — protein MYIRNSSTALEGKNLLAPELKFGSIEESVNSYKAFCPEGHSQSFTPSPDRSSNCELLFEFFETEKPWLRRPLHNKILDLFDAEASYLQVFGDISKLKSLKLNDLHLASWFSVAWYPRYRIPEGKFGAAFLTYHSLGHMVMRDVPTDTLKKKTLCVVSPVVGLLSYKAQAESWFDLKVPEESSFKDSSLFDRSEILREQLRILEENASLFARGCVWTDGIKVVNRHKDYEFFSSHK, from the exons ATGTATATCAGAAATAGCTCAACAGCATTAGAGGGAAAAAATCTTTTGGCCCCAGAGCTGAAATTTGGCTCGATTGAAGAGAGTGTCAATTCATATAAAGCTTTCTGTCCTGAAGGCCACTCCCAGAGTTTCACTCCATCACCTGATCGCTCCAGTAATTGtgaacttttatttgaattttttgaaactGAGAAACCTTGGCTGCGAAGGCCTCTtcataataa AATTCTGGATCTTTTTGATGCTGAAGCTTCTTATCTTCAAGTATTTGGTGACATATCAAAGTTGAAATCTTTGAAGCTGAATGATCTACATCTTGCATCCTG GTTTTCAGTGGCTTGGTATCCTAGATATCGAATTCCCGAAGGGAAATTTGGTGCAGCTTTCTTGACTTATCATTCGCTAGGACATATGGTTATGAGAGATGTGCCAACTGATACcctcaaaaagaaaacactcTGTGTTGTCTCCCCTGTAGTGGGATTGCTAAGCTACAAGGCACAG GCAGAAAGCTGGTTTGATCTCAAAGTACCTGAAGAATCCTCTTTCAAAGACTCTTCACTTTTTGACCGTTCTGAAATTCTTCGGGAACAGCTCAGAATACTAGAGGAAAATGCGTCTCTTTTTGCTAGAGGTTGTGTTTGGACGGATGGCATCAAGGTAGTCAATCGACACAAAGACTATGAGTTTTTCAGTTCCCATAAATAA